Proteins from one Tsuneonella aeria genomic window:
- a CDS encoding Lrp/AsnC family transcriptional regulator — translation MPPHDLLNAIDRAILVALQADGRLTNQALAEKVNLSPSACLARTRRLEHDGFIKGYHARLDPFRLGIGLVLFAEVTLQGHMADEQHRFEAAIAHIDNIVEVSDVSGDVDYILKVVVRDMAEWTGMKDDLIGRDLGVRRITTHVLMRKPKIFTGYPVL, via the coding sequence ATGCCGCCGCACGACCTTCTCAATGCGATCGATCGGGCGATCCTGGTCGCTCTCCAGGCGGATGGGCGCCTCACGAACCAGGCCCTTGCGGAAAAGGTGAATCTTTCACCGAGCGCGTGCCTTGCCCGCACGCGAAGGCTGGAACACGACGGCTTCATCAAAGGGTATCATGCCCGGCTCGACCCCTTCCGGCTCGGCATTGGGCTGGTGCTTTTCGCGGAGGTCACGCTGCAAGGCCACATGGCCGACGAGCAGCACCGGTTCGAGGCCGCGATCGCGCACATCGACAACATCGTGGAAGTGTCGGACGTCAGCGGAGACGTGGATTACATTCTCAAGGTCGTCGTTCGCGACATGGCGGAATGGACCGGGATGAAAGACGATCTGATCGGCCGCGATCTCGGCGTGCGCCGGATCACGACGCATGTCCTCATGCGAAAGCCCAAGATCTTCACCGGCTATCCCGTCCTCTAG
- a CDS encoding helicase HerA domain-containing protein has protein sequence MQNQIDLGSDIAGKPVYLDVEELLATRLLVQGNSGSGKSHLLRRLLEKSAGIVQQIVIDPEGDFVSLGEAYGHVVIDGAAYSDVEITRLAARTREHRASVVLALDGLEIENQMRCAATFLSALFDAPDKHWYPALVIVDESQLFAPSAAGEVSDDARRSSLAAMTNLMCRGRKRGLAGVIATQRLAKLAKNVAAEASNFLMGRTFLDIDMVRAADLLGMERRQAEQIRDLERGHFLGLGPAISRRPVAVRIGSVETRAKSTVAGLTPPPMPSGEDMAAMLHAQPEAPPAQADLLSLAEPGPASSASLQEHIAQQTAPAPARNEIQLTAEEAEAIVRAVLQEMASEEGCTFQPAASLFQDFTVRCRMRGLKTHGLDALGFRRRFARAVAGVEFDPPAEQDARLLELADSVPEELLAPFLAIGNAAIAGKPCPDDETLAVLYGTRSVGRARRMLEHLERSDLVVVRTDFGGRRSVAIPRLSLATPMA, from the coding sequence GTGCAGAATCAGATCGACCTTGGCTCCGATATCGCCGGAAAGCCCGTTTACCTCGATGTGGAGGAACTGCTTGCCACGCGCCTGCTGGTGCAGGGGAACAGCGGTTCGGGAAAATCGCACCTGCTCCGCCGCTTGCTGGAGAAGAGCGCCGGCATCGTTCAGCAGATCGTGATCGATCCCGAAGGCGACTTCGTGAGCCTGGGCGAGGCTTATGGTCACGTGGTCATCGACGGTGCGGCCTACTCCGACGTGGAGATCACCCGGCTTGCCGCCCGCACGCGCGAGCACCGCGCCTCGGTCGTGCTGGCGCTCGACGGTCTCGAGATCGAAAACCAGATGCGCTGTGCGGCCACGTTCCTCAGCGCGCTGTTCGATGCCCCGGACAAGCACTGGTACCCCGCGCTGGTGATCGTGGACGAATCGCAGCTTTTCGCGCCTTCGGCCGCCGGGGAAGTCAGCGATGACGCGCGCCGCAGCTCGCTTGCCGCCATGACGAACCTCATGTGCCGTGGCCGCAAGCGCGGGCTTGCCGGCGTGATCGCCACGCAGCGACTGGCGAAGCTGGCCAAGAACGTGGCGGCCGAGGCTTCGAATTTCCTGATGGGGCGGACATTCCTCGACATCGACATGGTCCGCGCGGCGGACTTGCTGGGAATGGAGCGGAGGCAGGCCGAACAGATTCGCGATCTGGAACGCGGTCACTTCCTGGGGCTCGGCCCCGCGATCAGCCGCCGCCCGGTGGCAGTCAGGATCGGGAGCGTGGAAACACGCGCGAAGTCCACGGTGGCGGGCCTCACGCCCCCTCCGATGCCCAGTGGCGAAGACATGGCCGCGATGCTCCACGCGCAGCCGGAGGCGCCCCCGGCCCAGGCCGACCTGCTGAGCCTTGCCGAACCTGGGCCCGCATCGTCTGCGTCGTTGCAGGAACATATCGCGCAGCAGACCGCGCCCGCGCCGGCCCGCAACGAAATCCAGCTCACGGCGGAGGAGGCCGAAGCGATCGTCCGCGCCGTTTTGCAGGAGATGGCGAGCGAGGAGGGATGCACGTTCCAGCCCGCCGCTTCACTCTTCCAGGATTTTACCGTGCGGTGCCGGATGCGCGGATTGAAAACCCACGGGCTCGACGCACTCGGGTTTCGCAGACGCTTTGCCAGGGCGGTGGCGGGCGTCGAATTCGATCCCCCCGCGGAACAGGACGCCCGCCTGCTGGAACTGGCGGACTCCGTGCCGGAAGAACTCCTCGCGCCATTTCTGGCCATCGGCAACGCGGCGATCGCAGGCAAGCCGTGCCCCGATGACGAGACCCTCGCCGTGCTTTACGGCACGCGGTCAGTGGGCCGTGCGCGCCGAATGCTCGAGCATCTCGAACGCAGCGACCTGGTTGTCGTGCGCACCGATTTCGGCGGACGCCGGTCGGTCGCGATACCGCGCCTCAGCCTCGCGACGCCCATGGCCTAG
- a CDS encoding TetR/AcrR family transcriptional regulator — MKLNRKPRGEVTRQAILEAAELVFAEVGYAAARLEDVAEAVGIRRPSIVYYFSSKQELYDAVEADIFADLHAFSQARLKQADACFPRLIALLDAWLDFHVGRPSAARIIQRLVADVTPRQGNPVQYSNSALKDIEAVVNEGVAAGQFVDISPIQLLNSVGAGALFYVCNAGQVGENRRYDPADPAELARFRALLHRLAAAAVRGDRR; from the coding sequence ATGAAGCTCAACCGAAAACCTCGCGGCGAGGTGACCCGCCAGGCGATCCTCGAAGCGGCAGAACTCGTTTTCGCAGAAGTCGGTTACGCCGCCGCCCGGCTGGAGGACGTGGCCGAGGCAGTCGGCATCCGCCGGCCGTCCATCGTTTATTATTTCTCGTCCAAGCAGGAGCTTTACGACGCGGTCGAGGCGGATATCTTCGCCGATCTGCACGCGTTTTCGCAGGCGCGGCTCAAGCAGGCGGACGCGTGCTTCCCGCGCCTCATCGCGCTCCTCGACGCGTGGCTCGACTTCCATGTCGGCCGGCCTTCCGCCGCACGCATCATCCAGCGCCTGGTGGCCGACGTGACGCCGCGCCAGGGCAACCCGGTCCAGTATTCGAACAGCGCGCTCAAGGACATCGAGGCGGTCGTGAACGAAGGCGTCGCCGCCGGTCAGTTTGTCGACATTTCCCCGATCCAGCTCCTCAACAGCGTAGGGGCTGGCGCGCTGTTCTACGTGTGCAACGCAGGTCAGGTGGGTGAGAACAGACGCTACGATCCTGCCGATCCCGCCGAACTCGCGCGCTTTCGTGCGCTGCTTCACCGCCTCGCCGCGGCGGCGGTGCGGGGTGACCGGCGCTGA
- a CDS encoding SDR family NAD(P)-dependent oxidoreductase, with protein MRRTSTGPATGVIVTGGASGIGLASARALAEDGRPVALWDLQGHVAETEAKSISAAFGVPALGLAVDLTRPAQYGAAIARSREVLGSLGGLVHAAGIVDTASIEGITEASWAAGIDTHLRPLALLTRDLLPDLAGNPGSAIVAIASINATLGNAMNPIYSAAKGGMLSLVRSLADRLAHDGIRINTVSPGVIRTPMTQPALDHLPAGTFERRVLLGRLGEPEEIGRVVRFLLSEEASYVTAAELVVDGGNISSQRV; from the coding sequence ATGAGGCGCACAAGCACAGGGCCTGCAACGGGCGTTATCGTGACCGGCGGTGCCTCCGGAATCGGCCTCGCATCGGCCCGGGCGCTGGCGGAGGACGGACGGCCCGTCGCGCTGTGGGACCTCCAGGGCCATGTCGCGGAGACTGAAGCGAAATCCATCAGTGCCGCGTTCGGCGTCCCGGCACTGGGACTGGCGGTCGATCTGACGCGCCCCGCCCAATATGGCGCCGCGATCGCGCGCAGCCGCGAAGTGCTGGGTTCGCTGGGCGGACTGGTCCACGCCGCCGGCATCGTCGACACCGCTTCCATCGAGGGAATCACCGAAGCCAGCTGGGCGGCCGGGATCGACACCCACTTGCGTCCGCTGGCCCTGCTTACGCGCGATCTGCTGCCGGACCTTGCCGGCAATCCGGGCTCGGCCATCGTGGCGATCGCCTCGATCAACGCCACTCTCGGCAACGCGATGAACCCGATCTACAGCGCGGCCAAGGGCGGCATGCTCTCGCTCGTGCGCAGTCTGGCTGACCGGCTGGCGCACGATGGCATACGCATAAACACCGTGTCGCCCGGGGTGATCCGCACGCCGATGACCCAGCCCGCGCTCGACCATTTGCCGGCCGGGACATTCGAACGCCGGGTCCTGCTGGGGCGCCTGGGCGAACCGGAGGAAATCGGCCGCGTCGTGCGCTTCCTGTTGTCGGAAGAGGCAAGCTACGTGACCGCCGCGGAGCTTGTGGTGGACGGCGGCAATATCTCATCACAGCGCGTATGA
- the surE gene encoding 5'/3'-nucleotidase SurE, which translates to MFRPMLASALLVVATTSSAQEVEPRFRVLVTNDDGIASEGIAALVAALSPMAEVVVSAPQENFSGGSQSVTLFSKTLEVETVAPAGAQARYAVRGSPADAAIFGLLGPGREKPFDMVISGINKGENVGGAVPVSGTIGAARQSAMLGVPAIAVSQQVRTDGKYDYTLAARYTAQIARALHQMGDKAPRLVSINVPTVARGVRLVPAEGDAFTMTGLRKVEEKGAQSTYRAEFAMAANARRERTAPRWPMAISR; encoded by the coding sequence ATGTTCCGCCCGATGCTCGCTTCCGCCCTGCTCGTCGTTGCGACCACGTCTTCCGCGCAGGAGGTGGAACCGCGTTTCCGCGTCCTCGTCACGAACGACGACGGCATCGCGTCCGAAGGCATAGCCGCGCTGGTCGCCGCGCTTTCCCCCATGGCCGAGGTCGTCGTATCCGCTCCGCAGGAAAACTTCTCTGGCGGCAGCCAGTCGGTCACGTTGTTCTCGAAAACGCTCGAAGTGGAAACAGTCGCCCCGGCTGGCGCTCAGGCCCGTTACGCGGTTCGCGGCAGCCCGGCGGACGCGGCGATCTTCGGTCTCCTCGGCCCCGGACGGGAGAAGCCGTTCGACATGGTCATCTCGGGCATCAACAAGGGCGAGAATGTCGGCGGCGCCGTCCCCGTCTCCGGCACGATCGGTGCCGCGCGCCAGTCCGCGATGCTGGGCGTGCCCGCCATCGCCGTCTCGCAGCAGGTGCGGACTGACGGAAAGTACGATTACACGCTTGCCGCGCGCTACACCGCGCAGATCGCGCGCGCACTGCACCAGATGGGTGACAAGGCGCCCCGGCTTGTCTCGATCAACGTGCCCACGGTCGCCAGGGGCGTGCGGCTGGTTCCCGCAGAGGGCGATGCCTTCACCATGACAGGCCTCCGCAAGGTCGAGGAGAAAGGTGCGCAGAGCACCTACCGCGCGGAGTTCGCAATGGCGGCGAACGCGCGCCGGGAACGGACAGCGCCGCGCTGGCCGATGGCTATATCACGGTGA
- a CDS encoding tyrosine-type recombinase/integrase produces MKTKLTVKSIEALQPADKDQIIWDAELPGFGCKVTPKGRKSYFLYYRTKDGQQRRPAIGTHGPLRPEAAREIAKRWLAEVAAGGDPSQTRKIDRSAPTVNKLCDRYLEEHAETRKKASSVKNDRRIIDVHIRPAIGAKKIASVARSDISALHHSLRSTPYEANRMLALASKMFSLAERWSLRPDNTNPAKNIDRFREEKRERYLSPAELKRLWIALNSPEAKEKASDSAIAAIKLLILTGRRVSEVLGLRWEWIDFKAKTMRLPDTKGGTLFVSLADSTIAVLEELHQSRQARLERQKNAKPDEDSELNPFVIEGKRQGQPLVNLQKPWRAMREMAKIDDVRLHDLRHTYASVGAGLGMSLPLLGRLLGHSQPATTSRYAHLAQSPVSVAANQIGDELIRLATNDQHP; encoded by the coding sequence ATGAAGACCAAGCTCACCGTCAAATCCATTGAAGCGCTGCAACCAGCCGACAAGGATCAAATTATCTGGGATGCTGAGCTTCCAGGGTTTGGTTGCAAGGTCACGCCAAAAGGACGCAAGTCCTACTTCCTCTATTACCGCACAAAGGATGGGCAGCAGCGCCGCCCCGCAATCGGGACGCATGGACCCCTAAGGCCAGAGGCTGCGCGAGAGATTGCTAAACGCTGGCTTGCCGAGGTGGCCGCTGGCGGTGATCCGTCGCAGACACGGAAGATCGATCGGTCGGCCCCCACAGTGAACAAGCTCTGCGATCGCTACCTTGAAGAGCATGCCGAGACGCGAAAGAAGGCAAGCTCAGTCAAGAACGATCGGCGTATCATCGATGTGCACATTCGCCCTGCCATCGGCGCAAAGAAGATTGCTTCCGTGGCTCGCAGTGACATTTCGGCTCTGCACCACTCGCTGCGTTCGACGCCTTATGAAGCGAACCGGATGCTCGCCCTTGCCAGCAAGATGTTCAGCTTGGCTGAGCGATGGAGCCTTCGCCCCGACAACACCAATCCCGCGAAGAACATCGATCGTTTCCGCGAGGAAAAGCGAGAGCGGTACCTTTCTCCCGCCGAGCTGAAGCGCCTTTGGATTGCGCTCAACTCACCCGAAGCGAAGGAGAAGGCCTCTGACAGTGCGATTGCAGCTATCAAACTGCTCATTCTGACCGGGCGCAGAGTGTCAGAAGTTCTGGGCCTGAGGTGGGAGTGGATCGACTTCAAGGCCAAGACGATGCGGCTGCCGGACACGAAGGGCGGCACACTGTTCGTTTCCCTTGCTGACAGCACCATCGCGGTTCTCGAAGAGCTGCACCAATCGCGTCAGGCGAGGCTTGAGCGACAGAAGAACGCTAAGCCAGACGAAGACAGCGAACTCAATCCCTTCGTGATCGAAGGCAAGCGGCAAGGTCAGCCGCTCGTCAATCTTCAAAAGCCATGGCGTGCCATGCGCGAAATGGCGAAGATTGATGATGTCAGACTGCACGACCTGCGGCACACCTATGCGAGCGTCGGCGCGGGGCTAGGCATGAGCCTTCCGCTGCTAGGCCGGCTGTTGGGGCACTCGCAGCCCGCTACAACCAGCCGCTATGCGCATCTCGCACAGAGCCCAGTCAGCGTCGCAGCTAATCAGATCGGCGATGAGCTCATTAGGCTAGCGACAAACGATCAACATCCATGA